Proteins from one Planctomyces sp. SH-PL62 genomic window:
- a CDS encoding FemAB family XrtA/PEP-CTERM system-associated protein — MTDPSPSPDVVEVSVSQVSGTAGIDPDFNSFDRLLGPAHLSQRLKMLGVLEQGLRHIPYILVARRQGRIVGYLGVAHVKSLIFGGFLVSLPYVNTAGVIAEDSDVAYQLVDRAVKLADRLAVRYLELRHERPIVHPALATALTSKVHMRLELPDDVDRLWNQLKSKVRNLVRKGRSHGFSVSWGREESLLDFYRVFSANMRDLGTPVYSPRLFSSLLRHFEDGAEICIVRDGVRVLAAALLLHGDGITEVPSASSLRRYNSTNANMLMYWHLLARAVERGQTRFDFGRSSVDSNTYRFKTQWGAVAAPAVWQYYLRDQSSQPMRPENEGFRALVSIWRRLPVRVTNALGPAIVRGIP; from the coding sequence ATGACAGATCCGTCCCCCAGTCCTGATGTCGTCGAAGTTTCCGTTTCTCAGGTTTCTGGGACCGCTGGAATCGATCCTGATTTCAATTCGTTCGATCGCTTGCTCGGACCGGCCCATCTTAGTCAGCGGTTGAAGATGCTTGGCGTCCTGGAACAAGGCCTCCGCCACATTCCTTATATTCTAGTCGCGCGTCGTCAAGGACGTATTGTCGGCTACCTAGGCGTCGCCCATGTGAAGAGTCTAATCTTCGGCGGATTTCTCGTGAGTCTCCCTTACGTCAATACGGCGGGAGTGATCGCCGAAGATTCCGATGTCGCCTATCAGTTGGTCGACCGCGCGGTCAAGCTGGCCGATCGATTGGCGGTTCGGTATCTAGAGCTGAGGCACGAAAGGCCGATAGTCCACCCCGCGCTCGCCACTGCATTGACGAGCAAGGTTCATATGCGACTGGAACTCCCCGATGATGTCGATCGTCTGTGGAATCAGCTCAAATCCAAGGTCCGCAACCTGGTAAGGAAAGGAAGAAGTCACGGATTCTCAGTTTCCTGGGGACGGGAAGAGTCTCTTCTCGATTTCTACCGCGTCTTCAGCGCGAACATGCGCGATTTGGGAACTCCCGTTTACAGCCCTCGACTTTTCAGCTCGCTACTTCGCCACTTCGAGGATGGGGCCGAGATCTGCATCGTTCGTGACGGAGTACGCGTTCTGGCGGCCGCCCTCCTGCTCCACGGCGACGGAATCACCGAAGTCCCAAGCGCCAGCTCCCTTAGGCGTTACAATTCGACGAACGCCAACATGCTGATGTACTGGCATTTGCTCGCCCGGGCAGTGGAACGAGGGCAGACCAGGTTCGACTTCGGGAGATCGAGCGTAGATAGCAACACTTACCGTTTCAAAACACAGTGGGGGGCCGTCGCGGCTCCCGCAGTGTGGCAATACTACCTGCGGGATCAGTCGAGTCAGCCCATGCGTCCTGAAAACGAGGGGTTTCGGGCGTTGGTCAGTATCTGGCGACGGCTGCCCGTCCGCGTCACCAACGCCCTCGGCCCGGCCATCGTTCGGGGGATCCCATGA